The sequence CTGCGACTCGAGGGATGGATGCAGGTCGCGGTAAGGATCGTCATCGAATCGGTGCGTCATCGTCGGCCCCCTTGCGGCGCGTCGACCTTGGCTCCGCACTCCTTGGACGCCTGCCTCTTAGCATTGTTGGAGACGCCTTGCTCGGGCGCGGGATACCAGGCCTTCGAAGAGGGCGTGAGGATGGCCTGACGCTCGCCGTTCGGAATCAGCGCGTCGAGTAGCGAGACGGCGACCAACCGCGGAGCAGGTCCATGCTTCCCGGCGACTCGACGGTAGTGGGGACCGCGGGCTCCGGTGGCAATGTCTTCGCAGCCGGCTGGCGCGGCTTCTTCGCAGCCTTCCCTGTCCTGCGCTTGGTACTCGCCGTCTTGGTGACCTTCTTCCGACCGACGTTCTTGGTCGCCTTGCCCTTCGTCTTCTTTTTGGCCATCAACAGCTCCCCTTCCTGGCGCGGTCTTCTGGATCACATAGCACATCGACGGCCCCTGTCGGCCATCATGCCTCACCACCGGCCATGGGACTGCTCGGCGAAATCGGCCTGACGGCCGGAAGGGCGTGACTCGGGTTGACCAGGTATACTGGCGTCCGATGCCCATCCTCCCCCGCTTCGCGAGCGCCATCAATCTGACCGTGCCCCCCGCTCGCGCCGGGGAGTTCCGCCCGCTTGGCCTCGGCCCCCTGTCGGTCTGGCCACCCATCGTCCTCGCCCCGATGGCGGGCGTGACGAACTACCCATTCCGCACGCTCTGCCGTGCCTTCGGCGCCGGCCTCTACGTCTCCGAGATGATCACCGCGCGCGGCTTCCTGGCGGGCAACCAGCGGACGCACCTTCTCGCCGGCAGCCGCGCCGACGAGCGCCCCCGCTCGGTGCAGATCTACGGCAGCGACCCGGAGGTGGTCGGCGAGATGGCGCGGCGGCTGGCTGCAGAGGGCGTGCACCACATCGACATCAACTTCGGCTGCCCGGCGCCGAAGATCACGCGCCACGGCGGCGGGAGCGCGATTCCCGTGAAGCCCCGGCTGATGGCGCGCCTCGTACGGGCGGCCGTGCGCGGGGCGGGCTCGGTGCCGGTCACCGTCAAAGTCAGGAAGGGTATCGACGATGCCCTTCTCACCTATCTCGACGCGGGCCGCGTCGCCGAGGAGGAGGGCGCCGCGGCGATCGGGCTCCACGCCCGCACCGCGGCCCAGCTGTACGCCGGCGAGGCCGACTGGCCGGCGATCGCCAAGCTGAAGGCGGCCGTCCGCATCCCCGTCCTCGGCAACGGTGACGTGTGGGAATGCTGGGACGCGCTCCGGATGCTGCGTGCGACGGGATGCGACGGCGCGATCATCGGCCGCGGCTGCCTCCGCCGGCCGTGGCTCTTCGCCGAGCTCGTTGCCGTCTTCGACGGCCGCGAGCCCCCACTGCAACCGCGCCTCGGGGATATCGTCGCGCTCATGCGTGAGCACGCCGAGCTCCTGATGGCCTTCTTCGGGCCCACGCCCGGCATGCGGGAGATGCGGAAGTGGTGTCTCTGGTACACGAGCGGCTTCCACGGCGCGGCTCAGCTCCGCCCGTATCTCCTTCGCATCGAGAGCCTCGACGAGATGCTCGGCCTCCTCGGTCGGCTCGATCTCGAAGAGCCCTTCCCGCTCGACGCCCTGCGCCGGAGCCGTGCCAAGGACGCGCGGCGGCAGGAGGTCCGGCTGCCGCACGGCTACCTCGATGCGCGCGACGACGACTCTCCCCCGCCGCCGGTCGATGACCTGGCGGGCTGGGACGCCGCGCTCTCGGGCGGTTGAATCGGATCATGTCAGCTCACTCGCCTGACGGCTTCTCGCGGGCCGCCGACCTGTCCGGGGCGGCGCTCCACCCGGGCACGTCGAGTCGCCACCCGCCGCCGAGCGCGCGGTAGAGGGTGACGACGGCCACCAGCTCGTCGCGCTGCGTGCGCGCGAGGTCGAGCTCGGCGGGAAAGAGCTGCTGCTCGGCCTCGAGGACCTCGAAGTAGTTCGCGACGCCGTCGTTGTAGCGCTGGAGCGACAGCGCGACCGACGTCTGAAGCGCCTTCGTCGTCTCGTCGCGATCGGCGTGCACGCCCTTGAGCTTCTGATGGGTGACGAGCGCGTTCGACACCTCCGCAAACGCCTGCAGCGTGGCTTGTTGGTAGCGTTCGACGGCCTCGTCCCAGGCGGCCGAGGTCGCCCGGTAGCTCGCGAGCAGCCGTCCACCCTGGAAGAGCGGACCCGCGAGCGAGCCGCCGATCGCCCATACGTTGCCGGCGCTCTTGACGACGTTCTCGAGCTCGCTGCTCTGGCCCCCGTACAGCCCGGTGAGACCGAGGCGCGGGAAGAAGTTTGCCACGGCGACGCCGACGTCGGCGTTCGCCGCCACGACCGCCTGCTCCGCCTGCTGGATGTCAGGCCGCCGCTCGAGCAGCTGGGACGGCAGACCGACGGGCACCTCC comes from Deltaproteobacteria bacterium and encodes:
- the dusB gene encoding tRNA dihydrouridine synthase DusB, whose amino-acid sequence is MPILPRFASAINLTVPPARAGEFRPLGLGPLSVWPPIVLAPMAGVTNYPFRTLCRAFGAGLYVSEMITARGFLAGNQRTHLLAGSRADERPRSVQIYGSDPEVVGEMARRLAAEGVHHIDINFGCPAPKITRHGGGSAIPVKPRLMARLVRAAVRGAGSVPVTVKVRKGIDDALLTYLDAGRVAEEEGAAAIGLHARTAAQLYAGEADWPAIAKLKAAVRIPVLGNGDVWECWDALRMLRATGCDGAIIGRGCLRRPWLFAELVAVFDGREPPLQPRLGDIVALMREHAELLMAFFGPTPGMREMRKWCLWYTSGFHGAAQLRPYLLRIESLDEMLGLLGRLDLEEPFPLDALRRSRAKDARRQEVRLPHGYLDARDDDSPPPPVDDLAGWDAALSGG